A genomic region of Runella rosea contains the following coding sequences:
- a CDS encoding 3-hydroxyacyl-CoA dehydrogenase family protein has product MNPSQLSVGVVGLGLMGCSITTCLLLAGHRVVAVAPLPMDVPTAHPRVYEHLKKSLEEGLTTQTPDHFLEALLITEDYSALVDCQLVIECTLENLAIKKSVYEKIEAVVSTEAVITSNTSAIPISILQKEVRQPERFLGLHWAEPSHTTRFLEVICGELSDESKGEWLYELSHLWGKEPTLVRKDIRGFISNRLMYALYREAFNLVENGYATVEDVDRACRNNGGYWMTLVGPFRWMDLTGVPAYHTVLKDLFPTLSTSTEVPALIDDIVKAGGKGVANAHGFYSYTPEEAQLWRETFEAFSYEIRELALKYPADVVKKKLKSKE; this is encoded by the coding sequence ATGAACCCTTCCCAACTTTCTGTAGGAGTCGTTGGACTCGGCTTGATGGGCTGCAGCATCACTACTTGTTTGTTATTGGCTGGACACCGAGTGGTGGCCGTGGCTCCGCTTCCGATGGATGTGCCCACGGCGCACCCGCGTGTTTATGAACACCTCAAAAAATCGTTGGAAGAAGGCCTAACCACGCAAACACCCGACCATTTTCTTGAAGCACTGTTGATTACAGAGGACTACAGTGCGCTTGTCGATTGCCAATTGGTGATAGAATGTACGTTAGAAAATCTTGCCATCAAGAAATCTGTATACGAAAAAATTGAGGCTGTGGTGTCGACAGAGGCCGTGATTACGAGCAATACGTCGGCCATTCCCATCAGCATTTTACAGAAAGAAGTACGCCAGCCAGAGCGCTTTTTGGGGTTGCATTGGGCAGAACCTTCGCACACAACGCGCTTTTTGGAGGTGATTTGCGGAGAATTGAGCGATGAATCGAAAGGGGAATGGTTGTACGAACTCTCACATTTATGGGGTAAAGAACCCACGTTGGTTCGCAAAGATATTCGTGGGTTTATTAGCAATCGCCTCATGTATGCCTTGTACCGGGAAGCGTTTAATCTGGTTGAAAATGGCTACGCAACGGTCGAAGATGTAGACCGTGCCTGTCGCAACAATGGAGGTTACTGGATGACCTTGGTCGGGCCTTTTCGTTGGATGGATTTGACGGGCGTACCCGCCTACCATACGGTATTAAAAGATTTGTTTCCGACCCTAAGCACAAGTACCGAAGTACCAGCATTGATTGACGACATCGTGAAAGCAGGTGGTAAGGGCGTGGCAAATGCCCACGGATTTTATTCATACACGCCCGAAGAAGCACAGTTGTGGCGGGAAACTTTCGAAGCTTTTAGCTATGAAATCCGTGAACTAGCGCTCAAATACCCCGCCGACGTGGTCAAAAAGAAGCTAAAAAGCAAGGAGTAA
- a CDS encoding 3-coathanger stack domain-containing protein, which produces MKRLLLLILCLCSLASVAQKPASKLNYDLQRLVPGFVPILTEGDEAVYDHLMYETNGNIVVRLLAKTTSEALLNELKVQKSIVVITSTKFTVTVSVPVSQLNDLETLQELRKAEPEYKPSHGAVVSQGDTAMKSQLARVTYGVNGAGVKVGVLSDSYNRLGGAATGVANGELPGPGNPNGFTNPVELLAEGPALFTSDEGRAMIEIVHDVAPGATKAFATAFVGGQAGFANNIIALKDATCKVIVDDVFYFAEPFFQNGVIAQAVNTVNAAGVTYFSLAGNHARTAYANNFRAGSFRFPLLTSGMVPAHNFAAPGDPDVYLLQLNNLSIGRAYTIVLQWDEPFPSVSGGAGAQTDLDMYLYNANGTIPTGSAATDNLGGDPIEIMQVIPLGSTRNIAIRHFAGPAPQNLRIVIYTNGLPLTFGNAAVPGINASTLVGHPNTPGAISVGAAPWYRTPAYGVTPPEIESFSSLGGTPILFDDAGNRLPAPIVYQKPEITGPDGGNTSFFGREIAEDTDSFRNFFGTSASAPHAAAVAALMVQLQSSNGQPPLTPDQIKTVMQNSTIDMDDPDIAGFQTGFDFRTGYGLLQADLALAQVNCITPITLTTGAIPKICEGTKSFTIPYTATTGSPISYSISGPGITSVNDAVLAAAPSSITVNLTGGATLPSMAFNLQLKNANGCFSDTIKGTVTVDPASIVDAGPDQTVCDSDTIYLNATLSGVATNMVWQKNAAFGTFIGPDTQPNAKFVLNAAGKMLDSLSFGAMSNDPGGNVCQGGLDTVKIYIIHGPTVEAGPEQRVCSSSPTVTLAGSKGGTATVATWSGGAGTFTPNNTTLNATYTPTPGEIAAGSVKLKLTTDDPAGICKAAVDSVVIKYDPAAIVDAGPDQTVCDADTIYLNATLSGVATNMVWQKNVAFGTFVGPDTSPSAKFVLNAAGKMLDSLTFGAMTNDPGGNVCQGGLDTVKIYIQHGAATVEAGPEQRVCSSSPTVTLAGSKGGTATVATWSGGAGTFTPNNTTLNATYTPTPGEIAAGSVKLKLTTDDPAGICKAAVDSVIITYDPASIVNAGPDQAICNTDTIVLNATLSGVATNMVWQKNVAFGTFITPDTQPFAKFVLNAAGKLLDSLSFGAMSNDPGANVCQGGLDTVKIYILHPAVPLVAEGDTINAGSSINLTATGCTGPGFTLRWYQAADDAPVSMPVSPLQTAAYYARCEQTRLDVICQSAKSTEFVVTVLPSLTTVIYVNVANNAPGQDGSSWSKAFASLQQGLTAAAALQASPNKVQVWVAQGTYKPGTLRKDVFSIPSGVKVFGGFVGTETLLSERNWKTNPTILSGEIGTTALNDNMYHVVLFKATNDTTQLDGFQIVRGFAEFFAGSQTNNLDDPSIQASGGGILAIDKSKGLIINCTITDNRATGGGGMHLRDSSHLHIIQSVIFGNEATFGGGVYVLGGSQPYFENVLFAINKGLGGALYANHSQPRLMNCTIASNKDGGNNVGGIYNTNAATTIQNSILWGNTPLQSTAGSNITNSIVEGGYAGTGNLNLNPLFVNPNANGLAPMGVLGDYHLQACSPAINSGSNAGAPNVDLDGNARPYPIGIGIADMGVYESQSTGSTGPNNLTVKEPITSGTVLKVAGKITATNQISGAKVVYQATNSVTLSPGFSATGNSFLAVIGDCSTPVPATVGSEESLNQK; this is translated from the coding sequence ATGAAAAGGTTACTTCTATTAATTTTATGCTTATGCAGCTTGGCGAGTGTTGCCCAAAAGCCTGCCAGTAAGCTTAATTATGATTTGCAAAGACTTGTACCTGGCTTCGTTCCTATTTTAACGGAAGGAGATGAGGCGGTCTATGATCATCTTATGTACGAGACAAATGGTAACATAGTGGTAAGATTACTTGCCAAAACTACTTCTGAAGCATTGCTCAATGAACTAAAAGTCCAAAAAAGCATCGTTGTTATTACTTCAACTAAGTTTACGGTGACGGTTTCGGTCCCTGTTTCGCAATTAAATGACTTAGAGACCCTTCAGGAACTCAGAAAGGCTGAACCCGAATATAAACCAAGCCATGGAGCAGTTGTTTCTCAGGGGGATACCGCCATGAAAAGCCAGCTGGCACGTGTTACTTACGGGGTAAATGGAGCTGGCGTAAAAGTCGGTGTCCTCTCCGATAGTTATAACCGCCTGGGAGGAGCCGCCACTGGGGTTGCTAATGGTGAATTGCCGGGTCCTGGTAATCCCAATGGCTTTACAAATCCAGTTGAATTATTGGCAGAGGGCCCCGCCCTTTTTACTAGCGATGAAGGCCGGGCTATGATAGAAATTGTCCATGATGTGGCGCCTGGGGCCACCAAAGCATTTGCAACTGCTTTTGTGGGTGGTCAGGCTGGGTTTGCCAATAACATCATTGCCTTAAAAGATGCTACTTGCAAGGTCATCGTAGATGATGTTTTTTACTTCGCAGAACCTTTTTTTCAAAATGGTGTCATTGCCCAAGCGGTCAATACCGTGAATGCAGCTGGCGTTACGTATTTTTCACTAGCGGGTAATCACGCCAGAACTGCCTATGCCAATAACTTTCGGGCAGGCTCCTTTAGGTTTCCGCTACTAACATCGGGAATGGTGCCGGCCCATAACTTTGCCGCCCCTGGCGATCCGGACGTATATCTTTTGCAGTTGAACAATCTTTCTATAGGTCGAGCCTATACCATAGTACTCCAATGGGATGAGCCTTTCCCATCAGTAAGTGGTGGAGCGGGAGCTCAGACTGATTTGGATATGTATTTGTACAATGCCAATGGTACTATCCCGACGGGTTCTGCAGCCACCGATAATCTTGGGGGAGATCCGATAGAAATAATGCAAGTTATTCCTTTGGGAAGTACCAGAAACATCGCTATTCGACATTTTGCGGGTCCTGCGCCTCAAAATCTGCGCATTGTTATTTATACCAACGGATTGCCGCTTACTTTTGGCAATGCGGCTGTGCCGGGCATCAATGCCTCTACCCTCGTAGGCCATCCCAATACTCCAGGAGCTATATCGGTCGGTGCTGCACCGTGGTATCGTACGCCGGCGTATGGGGTCACCCCCCCCGAGATCGAGTCGTTCTCGTCTTTGGGCGGTACGCCCATTCTGTTTGATGATGCTGGAAATCGTTTACCAGCACCCATTGTTTACCAAAAACCTGAAATTACGGGCCCCGATGGCGGAAATACCTCTTTCTTTGGAAGGGAAATCGCCGAAGATACGGACTCATTTCGTAATTTTTTCGGGACTTCGGCCTCGGCACCCCATGCTGCGGCAGTAGCGGCCTTGATGGTTCAGCTGCAGTCGAGCAATGGACAACCGCCGCTCACACCCGATCAAATCAAAACCGTGATGCAAAACTCGACCATCGACATGGACGACCCCGACATTGCGGGCTTTCAAACGGGCTTTGATTTCCGCACTGGCTACGGGCTTTTGCAGGCCGACCTCGCCCTTGCTCAGGTAAACTGTATAACCCCTATCACGCTTACTACGGGGGCTATTCCTAAGATTTGCGAGGGAACAAAATCATTTACCATTCCTTACACGGCTACTACTGGCAGCCCTATAAGTTATTCAATTTCAGGACCTGGGATTACTTCGGTCAACGATGCAGTTTTAGCGGCGGCGCCTTCATCAATTACCGTTAATCTCACGGGTGGTGCAACTTTACCATCTATGGCGTTTAATCTGCAACTCAAGAATGCAAATGGGTGCTTCTCCGATACCATTAAGGGCACGGTAACCGTTGACCCAGCGTCGATCGTCGATGCGGGACCCGACCAAACCGTCTGCGATTCTGATACGATTTATCTCAACGCGACGCTTTCGGGGGTAGCTACCAACATGGTTTGGCAGAAGAATGCTGCATTTGGCACGTTCATAGGGCCTGATACGCAGCCTAATGCCAAGTTTGTGCTCAATGCGGCGGGAAAAATGCTAGATAGCCTGAGTTTCGGAGCTATGAGCAACGACCCGGGGGGCAACGTGTGTCAGGGGGGCTTGGATACGGTCAAAATTTACATTATACACGGTCCTACGGTAGAAGCAGGACCTGAACAGAGGGTTTGTTCAAGCAGCCCAACGGTCACTTTAGCTGGTAGCAAGGGCGGTACAGCTACGGTGGCCACATGGAGCGGCGGAGCTGGGACCTTCACGCCCAACAATACCACGCTTAATGCTACTTACACGCCCACTCCTGGCGAAATCGCGGCGGGAAGTGTGAAGCTGAAATTAACCACCGATGACCCCGCAGGCATCTGTAAAGCGGCCGTTGATTCGGTTGTTATCAAATACGACCCCGCGGCCATTGTCGATGCGGGTCCCGACCAAACCGTTTGTGATGCGGACACGATTTATCTGAACGCGACGCTTTCTGGGGTAGCTACCAACATGGTTTGGCAGAAGAACGTGGCTTTCGGTACGTTCGTAGGTCCCGACACGAGTCCAAGTGCTAAATTTGTGCTCAATGCAGCGGGAAAGATGCTGGACAGCCTCACTTTTGGCGCCATGACCAACGACCCAGGTGGTAATGTGTGCCAGGGCGGCTTGGATACGGTCAAAATTTACATTCAACACGGAGCCGCCACGGTAGAGGCTGGACCTGAACAGCGGGTTTGTTCAAGTAGCCCAACGGTGACTTTAGCTGGTAGCAAGGGTGGTACAGCTACGGTGGCCACATGGAGCGGCGGAGCTGGGACCTTCACGCCCAACAATACCACGCTCAATGCTACTTACACGCCCACTCCTGGCGAAATCGCGGCAGGAAGTGTGAAGCTGAAATTAACCACCGATGACCCCGCAGGCATCTGTAAAGCCGCCGTTGATTCGGTTATCATTACTTATGACCCAGCATCAATAGTCAATGCGGGGCCTGACCAAGCCATTTGCAATACGGATACAATTGTGTTGAACGCGACGCTTTCTGGGGTGGCTACCAACATGGTTTGGCAGAAGAACGTCGCCTTTGGGACATTTATCACCCCTGATACGCAACCCTTCGCTAAATTTGTGCTCAATGCAGCGGGAAAGCTACTGGATAGCCTCAGTTTTGGCGCCATGAGCAACGACCCGGGGGCAAATGTATGTCAAGGTGGCTTGGATACGGTTAAGATTTACATTTTGCATCCTGCGGTGCCCCTCGTGGCGGAGGGCGATACCATTAATGCTGGCAGTTCCATAAACCTGACGGCCACTGGATGTACTGGGCCGGGTTTCACGTTACGCTGGTACCAAGCCGCCGATGATGCCCCCGTTTCTATGCCAGTGAGTCCTTTGCAGACCGCCGCTTATTATGCCCGTTGTGAACAAACTCGTCTGGATGTAATTTGCCAAAGTGCCAAATCAACAGAGTTTGTCGTGACGGTTCTTCCCAGTTTGACCACCGTGATTTATGTCAATGTGGCCAATAATGCTCCTGGGCAGGATGGCAGTAGTTGGAGTAAAGCTTTCGCTTCCTTGCAACAAGGGCTGACCGCTGCCGCTGCCTTGCAGGCTTCTCCAAATAAGGTGCAAGTTTGGGTGGCTCAGGGTACTTACAAACCTGGCACATTGCGCAAAGATGTTTTCTCAATTCCATCAGGCGTCAAAGTATTCGGTGGATTTGTTGGTACCGAAACCCTCCTTTCAGAACGTAACTGGAAAACCAACCCGACCATCCTCAGCGGAGAGATCGGTACCACCGCTCTCAATGACAATATGTACCACGTCGTGCTGTTTAAGGCTACAAATGACACTACCCAGCTCGACGGTTTTCAAATTGTAAGGGGCTTTGCTGAATTCTTCGCTGGTAGCCAAACAAATAACTTGGATGATCCTAGTATTCAGGCCTCTGGAGGAGGGATTCTGGCCATTGATAAAAGTAAGGGGCTTATTATTAATTGTACCATCACTGACAACCGCGCCACTGGCGGAGGAGGGATGCACCTACGAGACAGCTCTCATCTACACATCATCCAAAGCGTTATTTTCGGCAATGAAGCCACCTTCGGGGGAGGGGTGTACGTGTTGGGCGGAAGCCAACCGTATTTTGAAAATGTATTGTTTGCCATCAATAAAGGATTGGGTGGGGCGCTGTATGCCAATCACAGTCAACCGAGGTTAATGAATTGTACCATTGCTTCCAACAAAGATGGGGGCAATAACGTGGGTGGTATTTACAACACTAATGCGGCAACGACAATTCAGAACAGCATTTTGTGGGGTAATACCCCGCTGCAATCAACGGCTGGCAGCAACATCACCAACAGTATTGTGGAGGGTGGCTACGCGGGTACGGGCAACTTGAACCTGAATCCGTTGTTTGTCAATCCCAATGCGAACGGACTGGCACCGATGGGTGTATTGGGAGATTATCATTTGCAGGCTTGTTCACCAGCTATCAACTCGGGCAGCAATGCCGGGGCACCCAATGTAGATTTGGACGGCAATGCACGTCCTTATCCGATTGGTATCGGCATAGCTGATATGGGCGTGTACGAAAGTCAGAGTACAGGCAGCACTGGGCCCAATAACCTGACTGTGAAGGAGCCCATTACGTCGGGTACGGTGTTGAAGGTGGCGGGTAAGATCACGGCGACCAATCAGATTTCGGGTGCGAAGGTGGTGTATCAGGCCACCAACTCGGTGACGTTATCCCCTGGTTTTTCAGCCACTGGCAATAGCTTTTTGGCAGTCATCGGTGATTGCTCAACCCCGGTTCCAGCAACAGTAGGTTCGGAAGAAAGTTTGAATCAAAAATAA
- a CDS encoding YicC/YloC family endoribonuclease, with translation MLKSMTGYGKATYESESISVTAEVKSLNSKFLDIYCRIPRNYSEREIEIRNLITQALERGKVEFNLTVTPVGQGGSGTIVNRALVKAYYRDLHQTAEDLGFAPVPTDVLRMALMMPNTYLTDATTEDQQVADLALIQKTVHEALRKCTEFRIQEGVALNKAFKDAIQRITDILIEIEELDKFRIPGVRERLRKNVRDLLGDESFDQNRFEQELVYYIEKFDISEEKVRLKNHLTYFIETLQSKESNGKKLNFISQEIGREVNTIGSKANDSAIQHLVVQMKDELEKIKEQTANII, from the coding sequence ATGCTGAAATCAATGACCGGCTACGGAAAAGCCACCTACGAATCAGAAAGCATTTCGGTCACGGCCGAAGTGAAGTCACTGAATTCCAAATTTTTAGATATTTACTGCCGTATTCCGCGTAATTATTCAGAGCGAGAAATCGAAATTCGAAACCTCATCACCCAAGCCCTCGAACGCGGCAAAGTAGAGTTTAACCTCACCGTCACACCCGTAGGACAGGGCGGTTCGGGCACCATCGTAAACCGCGCGCTGGTGAAAGCCTACTACCGCGATTTGCACCAAACCGCCGAAGATTTGGGGTTTGCGCCCGTTCCCACCGACGTGCTCCGCATGGCGCTTATGATGCCCAATACCTATCTGACCGACGCCACCACCGAAGACCAACAAGTCGCGGATTTGGCGTTGATTCAAAAAACGGTACACGAAGCCCTCAGAAAATGCACTGAATTTAGAATCCAAGAAGGCGTTGCGCTCAACAAAGCCTTCAAAGATGCCATTCAGAGAATCACCGACATTCTCATTGAAATTGAAGAATTAGACAAATTTCGTATTCCGGGGGTGCGGGAACGACTCCGTAAAAACGTCCGTGATTTACTCGGCGATGAATCTTTTGACCAAAATCGCTTTGAGCAAGAGCTCGTGTATTACATCGAAAAATTTGATATTTCCGAAGAAAAAGTTCGTCTCAAAAACCACCTCACGTATTTTATCGAAACCCTCCAAAGCAAAGAGAGCAACGGCAAAAAACTCAATTTTATTTCGCAGGAAATCGGCCGTGAGGTCAACACCATCGGCTCCAAAGCCAACGATTCTGCCATCCAACACTTGGTGGTGCAGATGAAAGACGAGTTGGAGAAAATAAAGGAGCAAACGGCTAATATTATTTAA
- the pdxA gene encoding 4-hydroxythreonine-4-phosphate dehydrogenase PdxA, with the protein MSESNLDKPVIGITMGDYNGVGPEVILKALQNNQLNRICVPVIYGSMRLLNRYRNQMDMKDWNLFGLQKIEQVNPKVTNVITCWPNTDEDIQPGKVTPEAGKGAFESLKRAMEDLKAGKLDALVTAPINKNNIQNDEFKFPGHTEYLAEAFNIKEPLMFMVSDVLRVGVVTGHVPLSEVASQITKEKIVVKLQAMLKSLRGDFGIRKPRIAVLGLNPHAGENGLLGSEEEEIITPALKELRNKGQLIYGPYPADGFFAAQTYRKFDAVLAMYHDQGLSPFKTIAFSEGVNFTAGLPIVRTSPDHGTAYDIAGKNQADETSMRQAIYTACDVVKHRKEQAELEKNALKKNPVVEKMTSQEEK; encoded by the coding sequence ATGAGCGAATCAAATCTTGATAAACCTGTCATTGGCATAACCATGGGCGACTACAACGGCGTAGGACCGGAAGTCATCCTGAAAGCACTGCAAAACAACCAATTAAACCGTATTTGTGTCCCCGTCATTTATGGCTCCATGCGCCTTCTGAATCGCTACCGCAACCAGATGGACATGAAGGACTGGAACTTGTTTGGCCTTCAAAAAATTGAGCAGGTAAACCCAAAAGTAACCAACGTCATCACCTGTTGGCCCAATACCGACGAGGATATTCAGCCCGGAAAAGTAACCCCCGAAGCCGGCAAGGGAGCTTTTGAAAGCCTCAAACGGGCCATGGAAGACCTGAAAGCGGGCAAACTGGACGCGTTGGTAACTGCCCCTATCAACAAAAACAACATCCAAAACGACGAGTTTAAATTTCCAGGTCATACCGAATACTTAGCGGAAGCCTTTAACATCAAAGAGCCGCTCATGTTTATGGTGAGCGACGTTCTGCGCGTTGGGGTCGTGACGGGTCACGTGCCGCTGTCGGAAGTAGCGAGCCAAATCACCAAAGAAAAAATTGTCGTTAAACTTCAGGCCATGCTCAAGTCGCTACGCGGCGATTTTGGCATCCGTAAACCTCGGATTGCGGTGCTAGGGCTGAACCCTCACGCGGGCGAAAACGGGCTTTTGGGTTCGGAAGAAGAGGAAATCATTACTCCCGCGCTGAAAGAACTGCGCAACAAAGGGCAGCTCATTTACGGGCCGTATCCAGCCGATGGTTTTTTTGCCGCCCAGACCTACCGCAAGTTTGATGCGGTATTGGCGATGTACCACGACCAAGGGCTTTCACCGTTCAAAACCATTGCATTTAGCGAAGGTGTCAATTTTACGGCGGGTTTACCCATCGTTCGCACATCACCCGACCACGGCACTGCCTACGACATCGCGGGCAAGAACCAAGCCGACGAAACCTCCATGCGCCAAGCCATTTACACCGCCTGTGACGTAGTAAAGCACCGAAAAGAACAAGCCGAACTCGAAAAAAATGCGTTAAAAAAGAATCCTGTCGTTGAAAAAATGACATCGCAGGAGGAAAAGTAA